A single genomic interval of Rhodanobacteraceae bacterium harbors:
- a CDS encoding carbohydrate kinase family protein: MAPKQALICGSLAFDTIMVFEDRFKNHILADKVHMLSVAFYVPTLRREFGGCAGNISYNLKLLGGHPVPFGSVGRDFDSYRAHFEALGIDLRCVRELPDHYTAQAYITTDLDDNQITAFHPGAMTQSHGAHVKDVKNAAFGIVAPDNRDAMLQHAAEFREMGVPFIFDPGQALPLFNGEEFRAFIENATYVSVNDYESQLLSERTGWSPEQIAEKVSAYIVTRGAEGSRWYTREGLIEIPSAKAKAVLDPTGCGDAYRAGLIYGLMNGLEFETTGRIASLMGAIKIEHPGTQNQKFDREQFLSRFHQEFGYRFE, translated from the coding sequence ATGGCGCCCAAGCAAGCCCTGATCTGTGGCTCGTTGGCCTTCGACACCATCATGGTGTTCGAAGACCGCTTCAAGAACCACATCCTCGCCGACAAGGTTCACATGTTGAGCGTGGCGTTCTATGTGCCCACCTTGCGCCGGGAGTTCGGCGGCTGTGCCGGGAACATCAGCTACAACCTGAAGCTGCTGGGCGGTCATCCGGTGCCCTTCGGCTCTGTCGGACGCGATTTCGACAGTTATCGCGCGCATTTCGAGGCCCTGGGCATTGATCTGCGCTGCGTACGGGAACTGCCGGACCACTACACCGCGCAGGCCTACATCACCACTGATCTCGACGACAATCAGATCACTGCCTTCCATCCCGGCGCGATGACCCAAAGTCACGGTGCCCACGTCAAGGACGTCAAGAACGCGGCCTTCGGCATCGTCGCTCCCGACAATCGCGATGCCATGCTGCAACACGCCGCCGAATTCCGCGAGATGGGTGTGCCTTTCATCTTCGATCCGGGACAGGCATTGCCCCTGTTCAACGGCGAGGAGTTCCGCGCCTTCATCGAGAATGCCACCTACGTCTCGGTCAACGACTACGAATCGCAGTTGCTGTCGGAACGCACCGGCTGGTCACCCGAGCAGATTGCCGAAAAGGTTTCGGCCTACATCGTCACCCGCGGCGCTGAAGGCTCGCGCTGGTATACGCGCGAAGGCCTGATCGAGATTCCCAGCGCCAAGGCCAAGGCCGTGCTCGACCCCACCGGCTGCGGCGATGCCTATCGCGCCGGGCTCATCTACGGCTTGATGAATGGCCTGGAATTTGAAACCACGGGTCGAATAGCCTCATTGATGGGCGCCATCAAGATCGAACATCCAGGCACCCAGAATCAGAAGTTTGACCGTGAGCAGTTTCTGAGCCGCTTTCACCAAGAATTCGGTTACCGCTTCGAATG
- a CDS encoding LysR family transcriptional regulator, whose product MNLRDLKYLVALADHKHFGRAAEASFASQPTLSTQIKKLEEELGVQIFERQPRAVLLTATGEAIVARARAVLREVDAMRELARGARDPEAGSIRLGMFPTLGPYLLPHVVPALRQRFPKLELLLIEEKTEDLQAQLERGELDAIVLALPAAGDALGVAELFDEPFLLALPRERASEFPGPIEISDLRNREVLLLEEGHCMRAHALSLCELGGGTERSGFRATSLETLRQMVAANVGLTLLPKLAVMPPVANNDHVLLRPFREPAPSRQLGLLWRKSDAREALMHELAELIGQCGRRALAGSPAFELDTEASG is encoded by the coding sequence ATGAATCTGCGTGATCTCAAGTATCTGGTGGCATTGGCGGATCACAAGCATTTTGGCCGCGCGGCGGAAGCATCCTTTGCCAGCCAGCCTACGCTGTCCACCCAGATCAAGAAACTGGAAGAAGAGCTGGGCGTTCAGATCTTCGAACGCCAGCCGCGCGCGGTCTTGCTCACCGCTACCGGCGAGGCCATCGTCGCCCGGGCCCGCGCCGTGCTGCGGGAAGTCGACGCCATGCGCGAACTGGCGCGCGGCGCTCGGGATCCGGAAGCCGGAAGCATCCGGCTGGGCATGTTTCCCACGCTGGGTCCCTATCTGCTTCCACATGTCGTTCCGGCTTTGCGCCAGCGCTTCCCCAAATTGGAGCTGTTGCTGATCGAAGAGAAGACCGAAGACCTGCAGGCGCAACTGGAACGCGGCGAACTTGACGCCATCGTTCTCGCCCTGCCTGCGGCGGGTGACGCCCTGGGAGTGGCCGAATTGTTCGACGAGCCTTTCCTGCTGGCGCTTCCACGCGAGCGCGCATCGGAATTTCCGGGCCCGATCGAGATCAGCGATCTGCGCAACCGTGAGGTGCTGCTGCTGGAAGAGGGCCATTGCATGCGGGCTCACGCCCTGTCGCTCTGTGAATTGGGCGGCGGCACCGAGCGCAGCGGCTTTCGCGCCACCAGTCTGGAAACGCTGCGACAGATGGTGGCGGCCAATGTCGGCCTGACCCTGCTGCCCAAGCTCGCGGTCATGCCGCCGGTGGCCAACAACGACCATGTGCTGCTGCGCCCTTTCCGTGAACCTGCACCCAGCCGTCAGCTGGGGCTGCTGTGGCGCAAGAGCGATGCCCGCGAGGCGCTGATGCATGAACTGGCCGAGTTGATTGGCCAATGCGGGCGCAGAGCGCTGGCCGGGAGCCCTGCGTTTGAGCTCGACACGGAGGCATCCGGATGA
- a CDS encoding EAL domain-containing protein has product MLIGTEQLQEIDQILAAGDDAGCAGILLVHLRGMRQMVALLGMDCGASLMDAAQARLRELLRPTDRIYRVASNEFLVCLPDLLSTNHGVLAARKVLGEFDFPLSVQDRPMTPVLSLALAVNAGKRQDSGSLLATESLIRSAMTALHRGLELNSRFMLAGTTNADLWLQDELRDALINNELSLAFQPVFALADRRIVAVEALARWSSTRHGVIPPGRFVALAEQTGLAQELTRWSINAVLREYAQLRRQAPQLRCAINLSPKVFGQSGLVEQISGALAIWDIPPTSLMLEVTETAVMEDPELSSVSLHHLRAIGVDIAIDDFGQGYSSFTYLKHFPATELKIDQSFVTPMASDSRACQLVRAMVDLAHHLDMRAVAEGVEDAQALTLLEGMGCDMAQGYHLAHPMTISELGAMLKAQP; this is encoded by the coding sequence ATGCTGATCGGCACGGAGCAACTGCAGGAGATCGACCAGATCCTGGCTGCAGGTGATGACGCTGGCTGCGCCGGCATTCTGCTGGTGCACCTGCGTGGCATGCGGCAGATGGTGGCCTTGCTGGGCATGGATTGCGGCGCCAGCCTGATGGATGCTGCTCAAGCACGCCTGCGCGAGTTGCTGCGACCCACGGATCGCATCTATCGGGTGGCATCCAACGAGTTCCTGGTGTGCCTTCCGGACCTGCTCAGCACCAACCACGGCGTGCTGGCGGCGCGCAAGGTCCTCGGTGAATTCGACTTTCCGCTGTCGGTGCAGGATCGACCGATGACGCCGGTGTTGAGCCTGGCGTTGGCGGTCAATGCCGGCAAGCGACAGGACAGTGGCAGCCTGCTCGCCACCGAGAGCCTCATCCGTAGTGCCATGACCGCCCTCCATCGGGGTCTGGAGCTGAATAGTCGCTTCATGCTCGCCGGCACCACCAACGCCGATCTGTGGCTGCAGGACGAGTTGCGCGACGCCCTGATCAACAACGAGCTGTCGCTGGCCTTTCAACCCGTGTTTGCGCTGGCTGATCGCCGCATTGTTGCGGTCGAGGCACTGGCACGCTGGAGTTCGACTCGCCATGGCGTGATCCCACCGGGCCGCTTTGTGGCCCTGGCTGAGCAGACCGGATTGGCCCAGGAACTGACTCGCTGGAGCATCAACGCGGTTCTGCGTGAATATGCGCAACTGCGTCGTCAGGCACCACAGCTGCGCTGCGCCATCAATCTATCGCCCAAGGTCTTTGGTCAATCCGGGCTGGTGGAACAGATCTCGGGGGCACTGGCGATCTGGGACATTCCGCCGACCAGCCTGATGCTGGAGGTGACCGAAACTGCGGTCATGGAAGACCCGGAGCTCAGCAGTGTCTCACTGCACCATCTGCGCGCGATCGGCGTCGATATCGCCATCGACGATTTCGGTCAGGGCTATTCCTCCTTCACCTACCTGAAGCACTTTCCTGCCACCGAACTCAAGATCGACCAGTCCTTCGTCACACCGATGGCCAGCGACAGCCGCGCCTGTCAGCTGGTCCGCGCCATGGTGGATCTGGCCCACCATCTGGACATGCGCGCCGTGGCCGAAGGCGTTGAAGATGCCCAGGCGCTGACCTTGCTGGAGGGCATGGGCTGCGACATGGCCCAGGGCTATCACCTCGCCCATCCGATGACGATCAGCGAACTCGGCGCGATGCTGAAGGCGCAACCCTGA
- a CDS encoding HD-GYP domain-containing protein has translation MEIEERRLGIDELTLGMFVSRLDRPWTETSFPLQGFQIDALSQIEQLRRYCRHVYIDIHKSTPPGKRGMLEKLGYGSLTRRGRPLPAPGVYHTQTELADELKQAQIAWDDARALAASFVDDVRAGKRLSTEALGGAMEPIVASVIRNADAFFWLDALRKRDAYSYSHAVNCCALAASFGRHLGFPREMLVDLASAGMLMDIGKGALPEELLQRSDAISEREREQLRTHLDHSLSMLEQSGIRDLEITDMIRHHHERHDGSGYPAGLAGARIPLTGRMLGLVDTFDALSSDRPHQKAMSRHDVLQYLYRQRDQLFQAELIEQFSQSLGVYPTGSLVELSNGAVAVVMAQNPARRLYPRVTILTHADKRLDRAFPQVDLWTLANAPDTAERVWIERALAPGAYGLDPTELYL, from the coding sequence ATGGAAATCGAGGAGCGCCGCCTTGGAATCGATGAGCTGACGCTGGGCATGTTCGTGTCCAGGCTGGATCGCCCATGGACCGAGACCAGCTTTCCCTTGCAGGGATTCCAGATCGATGCCTTGAGCCAGATCGAGCAGCTCAGGCGCTATTGTCGTCACGTCTACATCGATATCCACAAGAGCACCCCGCCCGGCAAGCGCGGAATGCTGGAGAAACTGGGTTACGGCAGCCTGACACGGCGCGGGCGGCCGCTGCCGGCGCCCGGCGTCTATCACACCCAGACCGAACTGGCCGACGAGCTGAAGCAGGCGCAGATTGCCTGGGATGATGCCCGTGCCCTGGCTGCCAGCTTTGTCGACGATGTGCGCGCCGGCAAGCGCCTCTCGACTGAGGCCCTCGGCGGCGCCATGGAACCCATCGTCGCCAGCGTCATTCGCAATGCCGATGCCTTTTTCTGGCTGGACGCGCTGCGCAAACGCGACGCCTACAGCTACAGCCACGCCGTCAACTGCTGCGCGCTGGCCGCCAGTTTCGGCCGCCACCTGGGCTTTCCGAGGGAAATGCTGGTGGACCTGGCCAGCGCCGGCATGCTGATGGACATCGGCAAGGGTGCCTTGCCCGAAGAACTGCTGCAGCGCTCCGATGCGATCAGCGAGCGCGAGCGCGAACAGTTGCGCACCCATCTGGATCACAGCCTGTCCATGCTGGAACAGTCGGGCATTCGCGATCTGGAAATCACTGACATGATCCGCCACCACCATGAGCGGCATGATGGATCCGGCTATCCGGCGGGTCTTGCCGGCGCAAGAATCCCGCTCACCGGGCGCATGCTCGGTCTGGTGGATACCTTTGACGCTCTCAGCAGTGATCGGCCGCATCAGAAGGCAATGTCGCGCCATGACGTGCTGCAGTATCTGTATCGGCAGCGCGATCAGCTGTTCCAGGCTGAGCTGATCGAACAATTCAGCCAGTCGCTGGGCGTGTACCCAACGGGCAGTCTGGTCGAACTCAGCAATGGTGCGGTAGCGGTGGTGATGGCGCAGAACCCGGCGCGCAGGCTGTACCCAAGGGTGACCATTCTGACCCATGCCGACAAGCGCCTGGATCGCGCGTTTCCACAAGTGGATCTGTGGACGCTGGCCAATGCACCGGACACGGCCGAACGCGTCTGGATTGAACGGGCGCTGGCTCCTGGGGCCTATGGATTGGATCCCACGGAACTTTATCTTTGA
- the aspS gene encoding aspartate--tRNA ligase, protein MTAETSYRTHLCGQVDETLAGQNVVLCGWANTRRDHGGVIFVDLRDHSGLVQVVIEPENAEAFAAANRVRFEFCLRIEGSVRARPASQVNERLATGRIEVVAAQVEVLNAAAPLPFMLDETPNEEARLRYRYLDIRRGQMQKQLRLRTRLVSEIRRYLDARDFQDIETPILTKATPEGARDYLVPSRVNPGQFYALPQSPQLFKQLLMMAGMDRYYQIARCFRDEDLRADRQPEFTQLDIEMAFVREKDIQDRVEDLIRHVFKSVINVDLAAEFPRMTYAEAMRRYGSDKPDLRNPLELVDIAEHVKTSGFKVFAGPANDPGGRVAVLRVPGGATLTRKQIDDYGPYVARYGAKGLAWIRVDDLAKGREGLTSPIVKFLDDEALNGILGATGAVTGDLIFFGAGPYKTVSDFMGALRLVVGRDLKLVEEGWRPLWVVDFPMFEFDHGENRWVSLHHPFTAPTIEDAAELEANPGDALSRGYDMVLNGSEIGGGSIRIHRPDLQSAVFQLLGIEAEEAQAKFGFLLDALRFGCPPHGGIAFGIDRIATLMCGVDSIREVIAFPKTASAQCPLTEAPSEVSERQLQELSIRVVRKEATKA, encoded by the coding sequence ATGACCGCTGAAACCTCCTATCGCACCCACCTTTGCGGCCAAGTCGACGAGACCCTGGCCGGCCAGAATGTGGTTCTGTGCGGCTGGGCCAATACGCGGCGTGACCACGGCGGCGTGATCTTTGTCGATCTGCGCGATCACTCCGGCCTGGTCCAGGTGGTCATCGAACCCGAGAATGCCGAGGCTTTCGCTGCCGCCAACCGGGTGCGCTTCGAGTTCTGCCTGCGTATCGAAGGCAGCGTGCGTGCCCGACCTGCCTCGCAGGTCAACGAGCGTCTGGCCACCGGCAGGATCGAGGTGGTGGCCGCCCAGGTAGAAGTGCTGAACGCCGCCGCGCCGCTGCCCTTCATGCTCGACGAGACCCCGAACGAGGAAGCGCGTCTGCGCTACCGTTATCTGGACATCCGCCGCGGCCAGATGCAGAAGCAGTTGCGCCTGCGTACGCGACTGGTCTCGGAAATTCGCCGCTATCTGGACGCGCGGGATTTCCAGGACATCGAAACCCCGATCCTGACCAAGGCCACGCCCGAAGGCGCGCGTGACTACCTGGTGCCGAGTCGGGTCAATCCGGGCCAGTTCTATGCCTTACCGCAGTCGCCGCAGCTGTTCAAGCAGCTGCTGATGATGGCTGGGATGGATCGCTACTACCAGATCGCGCGCTGCTTCCGCGACGAGGATCTGCGCGCCGATCGCCAGCCTGAATTCACCCAGCTCGACATCGAGATGGCCTTCGTGCGCGAGAAGGACATCCAGGATCGGGTCGAAGATCTGATCCGCCACGTCTTCAAGAGCGTCATCAATGTCGATCTTGCAGCCGAATTCCCGCGCATGACCTATGCCGAGGCGATGCGCCGCTACGGTTCGGACAAGCCCGATCTGCGCAATCCGCTGGAGTTGGTCGACATTGCCGAGCACGTCAAGACCAGCGGTTTCAAGGTCTTTGCCGGTCCGGCCAACGATCCGGGCGGTCGCGTGGCGGTGCTGCGCGTGCCCGGTGGGGCCACGCTGACCCGCAAGCAGATCGATGATTACGGCCCCTACGTGGCCCGCTACGGTGCCAAGGGTCTGGCCTGGATCCGTGTGGATGATCTGGCCAAGGGCCGTGAAGGCCTGACCAGCCCGATCGTCAAGTTCCTCGACGATGAGGCGTTGAACGGCATCCTGGGCGCCACCGGTGCGGTCACAGGCGATCTGATCTTCTTCGGCGCCGGCCCCTACAAGACCGTCTCCGATTTCATGGGCGCGCTGCGCCTGGTGGTCGGCCGCGATCTCAAGCTGGTCGAAGAGGGTTGGCGCCCCTTGTGGGTGGTCGATTTCCCGATGTTCGAGTTCGATCACGGCGAGAACCGCTGGGTGTCGCTGCATCACCCCTTCACCGCGCCCACCATCGAGGATGCCGCCGAACTCGAAGCCAATCCGGGCGATGCGCTGTCGCGCGGTTACGACATGGTGCTGAACGGCAGCGAGATCGGCGGTGGTTCGATCCGTATCCACCGTCCCGACCTGCAATCGGCGGTGTTCCAGTTGCTCGGCATCGAGGCCGAGGAGGCCCAGGCCAAGTTCGGCTTCCTGCTCGACGCGCTGCGCTTCGGCTGCCCGCCGCACGGCGGCATTGCCTTCGGCATCGATCGCATTGCCACGTTGATGTGCGGCGTCGATTCCATTCGCGAAGTCATTGCCTTCCCGAAGACCGCCAGCGCCCAGTGCCCGCTGACCGAAGCGCCCTCGGAGGTCTCCGAACGCCAGTTGCAGGAGTTGTCGATTCGCGTGGTGCGCAAGGAAGCGACCAAGGCCTGA
- a CDS encoding EAL domain-containing protein: MNSGNASALDVVSVERLAALGDILQHTEAVGFRWRAAPGWPVELVSDNVRNWGFDPDALQRGEPAFSELIHPDDLVRVSAEVQRHGSLGRSRFHQEYRLRKGADDWRWVEDHTWVERGEDGEPRAYVGVLLDVTERKRAELALELAATAVPGLLTTEPLQERIVAVLNRLGEGMGADRAYVFETHSGGPDNTALASQRFEWCRAGIAPQIDNPQLQNLEIERLFPRWLTQLQNDQGINGAVSSFPLSERELLRQQQILSLIVVPVQLRGCLWGFLGLDAVRGERHWSAAEERVLRLAAAALGAAIEQQRNVQALLNSEQRHRLALEGANAGAWEWSPDGRSLWSRQQFRLLGLDPTTDQASHEHWMAVVHPQDREWVDAEVRHAYVHGSALAIEYRVVHGDGVSRWVATIGRPRRAADGGIDGMVGILLDIDGRKQAEERLRLSAAVIDSTHDGVVVTDLEARIIAVNRAYCEITGYSEQQLLGQNPRMLQSGRHDPEFYQSMWEALLATGHWQGEIWSRRSGGEVYPEWLTISVVRDESGRPQHYVGVVTDITRLKQTEADLARLAHFDPLTGLPNRLLAQSRLEYAIERAEQDGRRLALLFIDMDRFKNVNDSLGHQVGDELLCAVAERFRRASKISDTVARLGGDEFLAIVENVGTARSAGNVARDLLNCLSEPFHLPSGHEVFANASIGISLYPEDGATATDLVRCADAALYGAKDLGRNTFHFYTPGLIAAASDRLELEGRLRHALTRGEFVVHYQPLLDCQSGAVMGVEALVRWQPPGQPMILPGRFIGLAEETGLIGALGDWVMETACRQVQRWRRSCAPDLRLAVNLSARQLRQLEFPDRLTRVLSDTGLDPDALELEVTESMLMEHGNMVLGTLHALRSLGVRVAIDDFGTGYSSLAYLKRLPLDTLKIDRSFVADIPAHAGGAEIASAIIGLAHTLHLDVLAEGVENIEQLNFLRAQGCDFFQGFLISEALSADALAERFLTP, translated from the coding sequence ATGAATTCTGGAAACGCCTCTGCGCTGGACGTGGTCTCGGTCGAGCGACTCGCGGCACTCGGCGACATCCTGCAGCACACCGAGGCGGTAGGATTCCGCTGGCGCGCAGCGCCCGGCTGGCCGGTCGAGCTGGTATCGGACAATGTCAGGAACTGGGGATTCGACCCAGATGCCCTGCAGCGCGGCGAGCCGGCGTTTTCCGAGCTCATCCATCCCGATGACCTCGTGCGGGTGTCGGCGGAGGTCCAGCGCCACGGCAGCCTCGGTCGCAGTCGATTCCATCAGGAATACCGGTTGCGCAAGGGTGCCGACGACTGGCGCTGGGTGGAGGATCACACCTGGGTTGAGCGTGGTGAGGACGGTGAGCCGCGGGCCTATGTCGGTGTGCTACTGGACGTCACCGAGCGCAAGCGGGCAGAACTGGCGTTGGAGCTGGCTGCCACGGCAGTGCCGGGATTGCTGACCACCGAGCCACTGCAGGAACGCATCGTGGCTGTGCTCAATCGTCTGGGCGAAGGCATGGGGGCCGACCGGGCCTATGTTTTCGAGACCCACTCGGGCGGGCCCGACAACACCGCGCTGGCGAGCCAGCGCTTCGAATGGTGTCGGGCTGGAATCGCGCCACAGATTGACAATCCGCAACTGCAGAATCTGGAAATCGAGCGGCTGTTTCCGCGCTGGTTGACGCAATTGCAGAACGATCAAGGCATCAACGGTGCGGTTTCCAGCTTTCCTCTGTCCGAGCGCGAGCTGCTGAGACAGCAGCAGATCCTGAGCCTGATCGTGGTGCCGGTGCAACTGCGCGGCTGCCTCTGGGGTTTTCTGGGCCTGGACGCGGTGCGTGGCGAGCGGCACTGGAGTGCCGCTGAGGAACGCGTGCTGCGCCTGGCGGCCGCCGCACTTGGGGCCGCCATCGAGCAGCAACGCAATGTCCAGGCACTGCTGAACAGTGAGCAACGCCATCGTCTGGCCCTGGAAGGTGCCAATGCCGGCGCTTGGGAATGGAGTCCGGACGGTCGCAGTCTCTGGTCCCGCCAGCAGTTTCGTCTGCTGGGATTGGACCCGACGACCGACCAGGCCAGCCACGAGCATTGGATGGCCGTAGTCCATCCGCAGGACCGCGAGTGGGTCGATGCCGAGGTCAGACACGCCTATGTGCACGGCAGCGCCCTGGCCATCGAATATCGCGTGGTCCACGGCGATGGCGTATCGCGTTGGGTCGCCACCATCGGGCGCCCGCGGCGGGCCGCGGACGGCGGCATCGACGGCATGGTCGGCATTCTGCTGGACATCGATGGACGCAAGCAGGCCGAAGAACGCTTGCGGCTGTCTGCGGCGGTGATCGACAGCACCCATGATGGGGTGGTGGTGACGGATCTGGAGGCCCGGATCATTGCCGTCAATCGCGCCTATTGCGAAATCACCGGGTACTCCGAACAACAACTTCTGGGGCAGAACCCGCGCATGCTGCAGTCGGGGCGCCATGATCCCGAGTTCTATCAGTCGATGTGGGAGGCGCTCCTGGCCACAGGCCATTGGCAGGGAGAGATCTGGAGTCGGCGCAGCGGCGGCGAAGTCTATCCGGAGTGGTTGACCATCAGCGTGGTTCGCGATGAATCCGGACGTCCGCAGCACTATGTGGGCGTGGTGACCGACATCACCCGTTTGAAACAGACCGAAGCCGATCTGGCCAGACTGGCCCATTTCGATCCTCTCACCGGCCTGCCCAACCGCCTGTTGGCACAGTCACGCCTGGAATACGCCATCGAGCGTGCCGAACAGGATGGAAGGCGATTGGCCCTGTTGTTCATCGACATGGATCGTTTCAAGAACGTCAATGACAGTCTGGGGCATCAGGTCGGCGACGAACTGCTGTGCGCAGTCGCTGAGCGCTTCCGACGGGCTTCCAAGATCAGCGACACCGTGGCCCGACTGGGCGGTGACGAGTTTCTGGCCATCGTCGAGAACGTGGGTACCGCGCGCTCGGCCGGCAACGTTGCTCGCGATCTGTTGAATTGCCTGTCAGAGCCCTTCCATCTGCCCAGCGGCCATGAGGTTTTCGCCAACGCCAGCATCGGCATCAGCCTGTACCCGGAAGACGGCGCCACTGCCACCGATCTGGTGCGTTGCGCGGATGCTGCGCTGTACGGCGCCAAGGATCTGGGCCGCAACACCTTCCATTTCTACACGCCCGGTCTGATTGCTGCCGCCAGCGACCGACTGGAGTTGGAGGGCAGGTTGCGGCACGCGCTGACCCGGGGCGAATTCGTGGTTCACTACCAGCCGCTGCTGGATTGCCAGAGCGGCGCAGTGATGGGTGTGGAGGCACTGGTGCGTTGGCAGCCGCCGGGTCAGCCCATGATCCTGCCCGGTCGATTCATCGGCCTGGCTGAAGAAACCGGTTTGATCGGGGCTCTGGGCGACTGGGTGATGGAAACCGCCTGCCGCCAGGTGCAGCGCTGGCGCCGCAGCTGCGCGCCCGATCTGCGGCTGGCGGTCAACCTCTCGGCCCGCCAACTGCGCCAGTTGGAGTTTCCCGACCGGCTGACGCGGGTGCTGTCCGATACCGGCCTGGATCCGGATGCACTGGAACTGGAAGTCACCGAATCCATGCTGATGGAACATGGCAACATGGTGCTCGGCACCCTGCACGCGCTGCGCAGCCTGGGCGTGCGCGTGGCCATCGATGATTTCGGTACCGGCTACAGTTCGCTCGCCTATCTCAAGCGATTGCCGCTGGACACCCTGAAGATCGACCGCAGCTTCGTCGCCGACATCCCGGCACACGCCGGCGGCGCCGAAATCGCCTCAGCCATCATCGGCCTGGCCCACACCCTGCACCTCGATGTACTGGCCGAGGGCGTCGAGAACATCGAGCAGCTGAATTTCCTCCGAGCCCAGGGCTGCGACTTCTTCCAGGGATTCCTGATCAGCGAAGCCCTCAGCGCCGATGCCCTGGCCGAACGCTTCCTCACCCCCTGA
- a CDS encoding AlpA family phage regulatory protein produces the protein MLRIKDLTQLLGVGRSSIYRMMKIGDFPAPVRLGVHTTCWPETEVHAWLNTKAGRNIVLSTGASSSRPQAPAPSVSQPTEGPEAIGLVTVLLRALAAEAFSSQRRRGRPSKRLGSVLAEPIPGADCLPSMDMLLAENAILRRLLVDALVELECLRTGRSRARK, from the coding sequence ATGCTCAGAATCAAGGACCTCACCCAATTGCTCGGGGTGGGACGCTCCAGCATCTACCGCATGATGAAGATCGGCGATTTTCCAGCCCCTGTCCGTTTGGGAGTACATACGACCTGCTGGCCGGAGACGGAGGTCCATGCATGGCTGAACACAAAGGCTGGTCGCAACATCGTGCTCTCGACTGGAGCCAGTAGCTCGCGCCCACAGGCGCCTGCGCCTTCGGTTTCGCAGCCTACCGAAGGCCCAGAGGCAATCGGACTTGTGACAGTCTTGCTGAGGGCTCTGGCTGCCGAAGCTTTTTCTAGCCAAAGGCGGCGCGGTAGGCCGAGCAAGCGGCTTGGATCGGTGCTTGCCGAACCCATTCCCGGAGCCGACTGCCTGCCTTCGATGGACATGCTGCTCGCTGAAAACGCGATTCTTCGACGCTTGCTGGTCGACGCGCTGGTGGAATTGGAGTGCCTTCGCACTGGAAGGTCCCGAGCACGGAAATGA
- a CDS encoding DUF1778 domain-containing protein encodes MSATQESARINLRTSPEAKALIERAAALMGTTVSSFCRTPLRRRVRSLPITTTWCSRPRPSMPSLLPLGTRRSPTRTCATARS; translated from the coding sequence ATGTCCGCCACCCAGGAATCCGCCCGAATCAATCTTCGCACCAGCCCCGAGGCCAAGGCGCTGATCGAGCGTGCCGCGGCGTTGATGGGCACCACCGTGTCGAGCTTCTGCAGAACGCCTTTGCGACGGCGCGTAAGGTCATTGCCGATCACGACAACCTGGTGCTCTCGGCCGAGGCCTTCGATGCCTTCATTGCTGCCGCTGGGAACCCGCCGGAGCCCAACGCGAACCTGCGCGACGGCCAGAAGCTGA